A region of the Deltaproteobacteria bacterium genome:
GAAGCCAGGAATGTAGTCGGCAACTGGACTGTCTAGCCGGATGCGCCCCTGTTCGACCAGGAGCATAATGCTTGGAGTGGTGGCCACCACTTTCGTGAGCGAACTGAGATCGAAGATCGTATCGACCGTCATAGGCTCCATCGATGGAACCAAGGCACGCTTGCCAAAGGCCTTGCGGTAGTAAATGCGGTTGTGTCCACCCACCAGGACCACTGCGCCCGGAAGTCTTCTATCTCGAATCGCTGTCTGGACCAGTTCATCAATATGGCCAAGACGCCCCACGTAGAAAGAGTCGACTTCGGAGGCGAAAGACTGAGTCACCACTAACGAGACGGCCGCTGCTACGAGCGTGCTGACTATGAACGAATAAGTTAAGGCGAAGGAAGATCTGCACAGGGCAGCACGGTTGGAATCGCATCTGAATATGGCGGGCCTGATGGCTGTTGATTGCTGGGCCATTCGGCGGCCTGCCAATAACAAAATCATCACAACTATTCCCGATGAATAAGTGTTGGTCCCAGCAGGAGCGGTGGAGAAGGCTGAGAATGCCTTCTCCACTTTCTATTCTCATA
Encoded here:
- a CDS encoding beta-lactamase family protein, with the protein product MAQQSTAIRPAIFRCDSNRAALCRSSFALTYSFIVSTLVAAAVSLVVTQSFASEVDSFYVGRLGHIDELVQTAIRDRRLPGAVVLVGGHNRIYYRKAFGKRALVPSMEPMTVDTIFDLSSLTKVVATTPSIMLLVEQGRIRLDSPVADYIPGF